The Pristis pectinata isolate sPriPec2 chromosome 20, sPriPec2.1.pri, whole genome shotgun sequence genomic sequence AGGTTACATGGGCTGATTctaaaaggaaaatggaaatgacaacGGAGGCCGTGGCACAGATTGAGTCCGCTAACCTAAATAGTAAGGTGGCTGTGCTCCAGTCAGAAATGGGTAAAAGCCTGAGTGAGCTCAGGAAGGACTTGCTGACAAAGAGTgacctggagcatctggaggataTGGTCGAAGTTCTTCGAGAAGTTGAGTTTGCACGGGCAGAGCAGGAGGTTGCAAGTATGAAGGCTACAACCTCCAAACTTGAAGAAAGTGTATATTCACTTTCTGCTTCATTTCCAGCTTTAACAAATCGAGTTGCAAGCCTAGAGGCAGAAAGGCAGGACCTTCAGTCTCTTCAGCGAAGTGCTGAGGACATCAACACAGTCAAAGAGTTAATGGACCATAgtcttccctccctctccaatGGTGTGATTGCATTGTCAAAACAAGTAAACCAGACTACCCAGGTGACTGATGTTATTCAGTCACAGTTAGCTCAGCATAGCAAAGAATTATCAGCACTGAAAGACTATGCATCTGATCAGCAAGTTGAGCACCTGTCCAGAAAAGAGGAACTGGAAAACATCAGGTTTATAAATGGTTTTTGCCTGcaggattggaaaattgtgattgaatatactcaaaagtgaaatataatgttaagaaggaatatggcaCTGATGCTTAGTGCTTTTGATGTATTTGATATTTTTGGATGCATTTGAGATTTTTTCGTTCTGCATAAAATGAGTACTGCTCAGGTAATGTCTTATTCCTTGCTGTCTCCATTCCAGGAAAATGGCCAATCAGTTGCAAATGGAGAAGATCTCTATGGAAGAGCTGGAAAATGCTGTTCGAAGCACAATAACCAGTGATATCAGCGAGCTGCAAAGGAGAACTAGCAAAATGGATGAAGTACTAGCCACTCTGCAAAATTATGTCACaaaggtaacccactccccccaccaaaaaaagTTCAGCTTCTCAATTTGATCAGTTCTGATTAAAAACCTATTTCAAATTTGTCAGCATGTTTATTTTGGTACTGCTTTGGAATCACTGATCTTCAGTTGACTATTATCTGATCCAGGCTACATTGATTATCTTTGGTGCAGTACAAAGTAAGCCAACTGAAACTGAGCCAACCTGGACTTTTTGTATCCTAATTCTTAAAGCATTTTGGATCAATGACTGAAAAACAAGTTGTGTGCACCTACTTAACTGGTAGTGGTCACCTCAAGAATTGTTCATAAATTGGTTGAGAAATATAATCCCATAGTAACCAAAATGCCACAGTATTTAAAAGTTGATACTTTGCCTAGTTATTTCAAACAGTGGAAGTGGTATTTGATCATTAGATTCTGACAACCAATCttccaaattaattcaaatttataTCTCTTCTCAAAATACCAATTCTTTTCTACGGAGCATGCATGTCTGCAGTTCACCAATACTGATTTGAATGCTGTAGATTCAGATCAGTGAGGCGTGTCTTGCTTTACATTTGACAGGTAGTCTCAGAAAAAGCAGAAAGTACCATGTGGTGACTATAATTTCCAAACTTGTAATTTGATAGATGGCAATGATTTGGTATTTTCTTGAATTTTAATGTTATAAAAAGGGATTGAAATATGGTCCTTGATCAGTAGTTTCAAAAAACTTGGTATTGTAGCACTGAGCATCACATTCCtctttcaaaattcagttccattgatgtCAGTAGAACTAATTCTAAGTAGCAGGGCACATTACCTAGCCACTATTACATTGCATATTTGACACAACCCATAAATTTATTCTTtagaaattattttctgaaatggAATTCTTATTCTTTGTTTTAACTTGAAAACCCGTACTTTGAAGTTCGAATGTGTGAGGGTGGAGATTTGTATGTCGTATTAATTTCAGAGAGGCTTTCATTGTGAGAAACTCCTGGTTTGATTCaacaatgtgtttttaaaaaataaatcatccttctgttcttaagCTCACTGGAATAGGTATTCACTTCCTGGTTCTTCACAAGTCAATGGACAAACTGCCTCAAGGCAGTTTTAATAGTAGAGGCCATCGCATCTAACTGCGTGATGGAATTCTTCACTGCTTGTTTGTTGTCCTTTTTGCTTTGGCTCTAGGTCTCTCATTGAAGTTTTGGGTCTGTTCCATCAGTTTTTCCATCATTTCGATGAACTATTTGGAGGGTCTCAAACTTTTTTGAAGTAATTTTTCGGGTTCTTTGAGACAACATAATAGCATAGTAATCAATCTACGAAGAAGAATTTGGTTGATGTGTTTGAAGCTTTGAGTTCAGCCAACTTATTTCAATGAGAATTCTATTAGTAAGGAATGCATAATCAATGATCAATAATCAGCATTTAAAATTCATCTTTAAGAAATGTAATTGTATGGAATTCacatagatttttaaatttttttaaaatgtgattccCTGGAACTTTTATTTCCATGCCAGTGTTAATAACAGGGATTTGCCAACTTCCCCTTGAAAATCCCAGTTCCCAACACTGGCATAGGCTTAATCTATTGGTAGCACCTGCCCCCACCCTCCTGCTGCCAACTGGCTCTATGCTACATGGAGTGCAACTGGGCAGTGCAAACCTCTGCAGACTTTCTAGCTCTCAGACTGGGAAGTTTGCCCTCTGAGCTTAGTCCTAGCGCAGCAGCACCCATTAAAGTAACTGGGGAGTGTAGGTTGCTGACGAAAAGCAAGTAGATGTTGATGACGTCTGTTGTTTTGTATTTGGTTTTTAATGTTCTTAACACTATTATAAAACAAGGAGCTTTGAACAAATTCATTCTTCCATTCACTATATTATCTTCTCAGTAAACCTGGCACTCTCTAGTGTGCTTAGAATGAATTTACTTGGTTAATGTAATCTGGCATTATATGGGTTTGATAGACTGTTTGAATGGCTTCAGTGCACATTATTAAACAACACACAATATAAGGGCAAAACTGCAAagcaaaggtttttttttccaaataaaaacaatacagaCATTGCAGTAAACTATGTGTTTTCACATTGCATGTctttttgtggattttttttgttgtacaGGACACACGTCATATTACAGCAACTGCATTTAGATGCATATTTCAGTGATTCACTGCCAGGATTGAGATTCCTCCCACTGACAACGAAGATGACTCTGTCCAAATGTGTTTGTGCAGGCATGTGGAACATTTTCCATTTGAGTCCAAGCCAACCACAATCtgagtttttaattttctttagctTTCACATGAACTGTGCAAGTTATGCCATGGTTGGTTTCACTCCGGACCTGAATAGGATGAGACAAGATAAATAGGACTTTCAGACACTTGCGATCTTTGCTGATTTTACTAAAACCCTCTAGATCAGCATCTAATTTCACTCAAACTTCATTGGCTCTCTTTTTCTATGACTTTAACCACAATGGAAATAAGCTGTGGACTTGCATGTTAATTAGAACATTTCTTGGCAGTGATGCTGCAATATCAAATAACGGCCCCTCAAGCTACATAGCAACAGCATAATGTTGGAATTGTAGAAGTTAAGATGAACTATTAAAATCTAAAGAGGAAATTACTAAAGAAAACTGAAATGACTGTGTATAATATAACTAATAACTATTTAAACAAATCACACTCATGCTAATGATGACAAATCAGAAACCTTTTGCATCATCACTAGGTCATGCAGCCTTGAAATGTACAGTGCCACATGTATAATATCTTGGCCTCTAAACATGTTAGCATATTCAAAAAAAGTAATCATGGAAGTGAGAGCAGAAGAAAATAGCACAGGTTGTGAGTAATGATTATTGCATGCAAGTTCTTCCAAACTAAATGTATTGAAGCATTtatattctctctctcttaaGGTTGAAAGTAATGGGGCCAATCAAAATAAGCAATTAGCAGATGCATTGAATCAAACATCTCATACTCTGCAAAAAAACTTGGGAAAAATTGAAACAAATCTCAAGAGGACTGTAGAGCAATGTAAGTATTGCCACATCACAGAGTATAATGAGTGCTACTAGCCATAAGTAATCCATTTATCTCATTTTTTCACCTTGGTTTTAAGTAAAAATCTCTGCTAATTTTCTCCTGCTGAAAATACATTCAACGTGGATCCATGGTTCCATTTTCccttcactaccttatctacaTGCTTATTTTTTATGTGTGGATCTTTGATAACCTATTCAACTCACATGACTTTAGTTTTGTTCTCATTCCCACCATCTATTCAGTTTTTTTCCATTATGACATAATTCAGAGGCTGTGAGGGCAGTTGTAACAACCAAACATTGCACTGCCTGTGCTCAACTATCAGCAcaagagttgattttttttttgtttggcacATGTGGGGAGCTCCTCTTAAGTCACTGGGGGAGCTTGCATTTGTGATTTTTCAAATGAAACTGTCTCATCCACACTGCTCTCTAACAAATTGAGATTCTTTTTAAATTAAGTGATTTTAATTGCACAGAAAATtagatgaaaaaatatttttcctaatAGGGAGTATAATTATATTGTCGCTTTTGTAGCAGAACTGAGGTGATGCTTTCAGAAGAGGGGACAACACTTAAGTGGCTGAAAATAATGCATAGCACTTATGTTTTAAACAGGTCTGTCAGGAGAAGTAAGAACTTTCTGTGAAACTTTAGAGAATTGTGCTTGGCCGCACATTCGGGAAGTTAACTTTCCTCATCGCATATTGAAGGATCCAGTAATAATGCTGAGCTTAGCTGAAATCAGCTCGGTTGATTCGGTTGGAGTAACAGTGAAAGCTATTGATGTTACAGACTCTGGTTTTAAGATCCAAATTAATAGTATTGGTAATTATAATCTGTCAACTGTGAGAGTCAACTGGATGCTCTGCGCATAGTTGAAGTGACTTGCAAAAATCCCTACGAAATGTCAATTATATAGGaaaaaaacaagagaaacaaCCATGGCTTTCAATGTAAGATAGTAACACTGCTCTATCAGAGCTCATTGAGCTAATTCAACACTAAAGCAGTTAATTTGTTTGGAATTAATTATTCCAATATATTATGAGTTTCTCCATGTGCAGATGGACCCATTGTTTGATATCAAAGCTGTAGATGTGTCACATTTGAGAGGAAATGGCAGTTCAGAGACCAGTACATACAACTATAtagataagaaaaaaataacacaaCTGTACCAACTATGAATTACTTCCAAGATTCATTTTGGGTTGACGAGCCAATAAAATGGTCAGTGAGTAAAATCGGATGCCACAGAGTGAGACACCTTCACTTGAAAGGAACTATGTATGCTGAGTGATCTTGTGTTTATTGATAGTCAACTTATTTTTGAGTACTGAAGTAAATTGAAATTACAATGCAAAGTAAGCGAACAGTGTTTTCATTCCCTCAGAATTACTGCTGGAACTTTTGATTGTATTGTGGGGCACAAAAATGAACAATATCATAATAGGATATTTTTTAGTAGATGTATTTGTTCATGAGATGAAAACATTatttgcatttattgcccttccctaattgtcACTGAACTGAGAAATTGGCCCCTTTGTTATACCTGGAGTCGCATGTGGACCAAACGGCATAAGAATTTCCTCCTCTGAAAAATATCAGTGAATCAGATAGGTTTTTGAGATAATCCAGCAGTTTATTTAGATTTCAGTAAAAATTAATTACTCATTTCTAAATCCCCAAGGTTGCCAAAGTGGTAGTTGAACTTGTCCAACACTCTGGCTGTTAGTCCAGTATCATTGCTTCAGTGGTATCATGTCTTACATATACTGTACCTGCGTGGCATTTACCAGCTTGTGCTCCCATGACCCTTGATACATTTACTCAACAAAAATCCATCTCTATTTTGAACCTTTCAATTGGCTCAACATCCAAAGCTCTTTTAGGGATCAGGTTCCAGATTTCTACAGCTTTtgcttgaaatattttttctaCCTTTGCTCAATAATATTCCCTCTAAGTTTATGTGTGTCCCTCTTCTCAACTCTCCTGCCAGAAGAAATCAGATTTAGGGAAACCTTGATCAGATCATCCCATAAGTATGTCATATTTCAGGAAATAGCAGTAGTTTATGCAACAGTCCAAAATAAACTAGCCATCTGTATCATGGTGAAAATGCACCTGCTCTAAAACCACTTCATTGTTCTTTATAGTGCACAAAATGAATGCATTACTCCAAGTACGATTTGACCAAGGCTCTCCACAGTTGAAGTATAACTTCCTTCCCTGTGCATTCCAATCCACTTGAGctaaaggccagtatcccattaCTCATTTTGATTGTTTTTTGCCATGTTATTTGCTCTTAGGAAATTGACACCCCAAGTTCCTTGTTTCttccacttaaaaaaaaaatacattatatTAGCCACCTTGCATAAAGAATGCAGGACTTCTATTGAATTTattttgcccacttacttaataTTTGTCcctttgcaactttctgcaaccATCTGCTTTCCTGAGTTGGCACCATCTTTAGACTTTGATATGCCCAATTCTATTAATAAACATGGTAAAAAATCAAAGCCTCAGAACACATCCATGGCAACACGACTTGTCACGTTCTGCAGGTTATTGTCCATGCATCCTCCACCTGCTGCCCCATCAAGTCTATTTGTAACAAAGGTTTAAAGGTTGCCTCAGTTTTTGCTACTATAAgtagtttgtcctttcaaatctGCACTATTATTTAAGCATTATTTTACATTAAGAGCAGCAGTTTTGAAAGCTTTGTATTTTGATCAGTATAATCCATACTTCTAAAAGGTGTAGTACTATGATTTCTATGATACCTATGATTTGATCAGAAGTCTGTTGATCAGCACTGACAGGGCATAACACACTTTGTATAGGTATTTAATCCCCTCTAATTACCTATGGTGAATTTAGTTTGTCCTCTTTTGATTTTACATTTATTATTCTGAAGATGAATGGACAAAGGAATGTGactgaattattttttttctgtatttaaaatttaaataaacaatTCTCTAAATTTTGAAAGCATAATTTATTTGCCTACTTTTCAGTATTCAAATCAATGTTTAACAATAGTTTTTGAATTTCAAAATAGCTAAGATGATTAATGTTTTTACATATAATATGGTAATCCTTTTGTAATATTCCATAGTACTGTACTGTGATCTAGCTTTTCTCCTGCTTGTATTTTACAGTTGTATAATTAACTGAAATGATGGCCGTCAACCAAAAGTACCTTATTTTAGTGTGATTAAACTCTAATAAGGAGAACAACAGAGTTGggaagaacatttttttttatttgatacaTCTGTGCCAAAGCCACTTTGTGTAAGCAGCCCATGCACATGTTTCATAACAAGAACCACTTTTCATGTGATTTGTCATTAACTAGAGACATATCATTACATACAATTGGGGCAATAAACCCCGACAGTGATATCTTAGTTATCTAGCAGTAACTAGTATTGATCAGCTAGAACTCTCATCTCCACTCACAAGGCCTTGAAGTTGGAAAACCTGTACAAATAAGTTGTTCAAATTCTAATGAGTTGATTTGTTTGTCTAGTTTTGGCTTTAAGTGAAAGGAATGAATTATCTTCCACAGTTAAAGAAGGTTCACGTGTTGTCCTTCTTGGGAAGATTATAGCACTGTCCTATGTTTTCAGATATCTGTGATTGATAGAGATGGGAATAAAACAAATTTGCAAGTAGCCTTGCATTAGAAAACTCCTACAAATTTAATACCATCCAGTGGTTGCACAGTTGACCAGAGTTCTGGAAATTATTTAAGTCTAGTGATTATATTTTTGGAGTGTGTGCTCTTGTGCACACTCTGAAATAAGATATTTTTGGTTGACGGCCATAATTTCAGTTAATTATACAACTGAAAGATGATAGCACTGATTATACAATTGATAGATATCGGGGGTTACCTGACAGAgctgtataagatcatgaagggcatagatggggtgaaagcgcatagtctttttcctggggagggggtcttaaaaacaagagggcattggtttaagatcaaAGGTGAGAGATTAAAAGGAACATCAAGGGCAGATTCTTCACATAAAGGgtgatgcatatttggaatgaactgccagaaataatggttgaggtgggcaaattagcaacatttaaaagccacctagataggtacatggattggagaagtttagagggctatgggccaaatgcacacagatgggactagcttgccgggcaacacagcatggacgagttgagccaaagggcctgtttccatgctttatgactctataactgcttACGGTTTCTATGAATTAGGATGTTGTTCTTGACCATAATATCGGGTTGAGAATTTGACCATCGTTCGTTAATTTGTAGTATGAGTCTGCAATTATTTGTCAGAAAAAAGTTAGCTTAAGCATGGTATGTATATCTTTATATATAATATGCAGTTTTCCtgtaagttttttaaaattaatacttgTTTAAGGGTAATGTTGGCAAAGGTTGGGTGAGAGTATGAGTTCCCtagtattaataaaaaaaacaacttactaTTTGTTCTTTAAATACTATCATTATATTAAATCCAGAATATGTGGGTGCAAGTTTCAATGAAAACTGTCAGTTTACCTTGGTCAGTAGAAGAGAGTAAGCATGATTTCGTGGTGAGAATTTCATTCTTGGATTGCAAAATTGGTCACTGGGCTCCTACAGATTGCTCAAATATCTTCCAAAATTTTCAATTTTACTTCCAGCTCATTTTCCTCTATAACTGAAATTTCAAGTATTCAAGGTAAACTTTAAAATGAGAAAAGTCAAACAATGATACTTTTTCTGTTGCATGACTTATTTCTGTCATTGAAATTTTACTTGTCTTTTATGTCACATTTATTTCAAAGGCTGCCTCATCAGATGTGCAGTAATTTTTAACCTATTCTTTAACTCTCAAATTAGCTTACCTTGGAAGATCCAAATGTGCATTATGTTCCTAATTCGTTTTGAATGCAACAGAACTACTATGGATTGGTGGTATATTTTTCTATCTgtttcatatattaaaaaaattgtttagtCATTTGAAGAATAATAGAGAACAATTTAGAACAATCAGACAAAATTTATCATATGTACTTGTATTACATgagtcaacaaaaaaaaagtgttatgTAGAACAATTGCTTATTCTAACCTCTCTTAAATGGCCTGTAAACTTCAGAAGGTACATTAAGTAGtgggcaaaagaggaataaaaaaaactggagagaTATAGAAGGACATTGCTAACATTTAACTTTTGAAACCAGTTAATTATCTCCTCTATATTTTAAAGTCACTTAAGCATTTGCTAATTTGTTTACATTGTGAGTCAGCAATTCTAACAGCCAATATTATGAAAGTAGAACATTGAGCCCAAGGGCTGTAATGCATGTAGACAGAAGGTGAGGTgtagttcctcaagcttgcgttggtCTTCGTTGGAACAGTGCAAGAAATCAGAgtaggagagggatggagagttaaagtga encodes the following:
- the LOC127580925 gene encoding putative protein tag-278, whose product is MVPPPIDTESAVNQVNFQATGEIVGKVLEKFVTMRSRKGKSGQRGEDNSVRADSKDVSDSAPASAGLTMLWAFLLLLVAACGVGGWYIQQQLRTIGSLDQTIQILQKKLSQLETIHSQVNELNEKLLITEAHEQRLQDLEVTWADSKRKMEMTTEAVAQIESANLNSKVAVLQSEMGKSLSELRKDLLTKSDLEHLEDMVEVLREVEFARAEQEVASMKATTSKLEESVYSLSASFPALTNRVASLEAERQDLQSLQRSAEDINTVKELMDHSLPSLSNGVIALSKQVNQTTQVTDVIQSQLAQHSKELSALKDYASDQQVEHLSRKEELENIRKMANQLQMEKISMEELENAVRSTITSDISELQRRTSKMDEVLATLQNYVTKVESNGANQNKQLADALNQTSHTLQKNLGKIETNLKRTVEQCLSGEVRTFCETLENCAWPHIREVNFPHRILKDPVIMLSLAEISSVDSVGVTVKAIDVTDSGFKIQINSIGNYNLSTVRVNWMLCA